The following coding sequences lie in one Bordetella genomosp. 9 genomic window:
- a CDS encoding TRAP transporter small permease subunit, protein MKALLALSRLIDAINLRVGRAVTWVTLLVVLVSAGNAVVRKVLHTSSNAWLELQWYMFGAMFLLASGYTLLKNEHVRVDILSARLSRRKQIWIEIFGVLFFLLPACVLILVLSWPVFTESWLTNEQSSNSGGLVRWPVKLLIPVGFTLLVLAGISHLIKCVGYLLGRCEDPMRRDVAKSAEEELAEEIAREAQSRGV, encoded by the coding sequence ATGAAGGCTTTACTTGCCTTATCGCGTCTAATCGACGCGATAAACCTGCGCGTGGGCCGCGCGGTGACATGGGTGACGCTGCTGGTGGTGCTGGTCAGCGCGGGCAACGCGGTGGTGCGCAAGGTATTGCATACCAGTTCGAACGCCTGGCTGGAGCTGCAGTGGTACATGTTCGGGGCCATGTTCCTGCTGGCCTCGGGCTATACCCTGCTGAAAAACGAGCACGTGCGGGTGGACATCCTGTCCGCGCGCCTGTCGCGCCGCAAGCAGATCTGGATCGAGATCTTCGGCGTGCTGTTTTTCCTGCTGCCCGCCTGCGTGCTGATTCTGGTGCTGTCCTGGCCGGTGTTCACCGAGTCGTGGCTGACCAACGAACAGTCGTCGAATTCCGGCGGCCTGGTGCGCTGGCCGGTCAAGCTGCTGATTCCGGTCGGCTTCACGCTGCTGGTGCTGGCCGGGATCTCGCACCTGATCAAGTGCGTTGGCTATCTGCTCGGACGTTGCGAGGATCCGATGCGGCGCGATGTCGCGAAATCGGCCGAGGAAGAGCTGGCGGAAGAAATCGCCCGCGAGGCCCAGTCCAGAGGCGTGTAA
- a CDS encoding TRAP transporter substrate-binding protein, with protein MQRRSFLKNAALGAAAGSATLASPVFAQDAPTIHWRLASSFPRSADAIYSGGENLAKYVGEATGGKFAIRAFPAGEIVPALQVLDGVQNGTVECGHSASYYYFGKDPALSFDAAVPFGLNTRQMNAWMRHGNGLKLMRDLFKNYNIVNFPCGYTGTQMGGWFRNEIKTVDDLKGLKFRVSAFAGAVLSRLGVVPQQIAGGDIYPALEKGTIDGAEWIGPYDDEKLGFNKVAKYYYFPGWWEGTLQVSLYVNQDAYNKLPKHYQAVLEQAAAAATNDMIAKYDAENPAALRRLIANGAVLRSFPKPVMDACYAESLKVYKEMSEKSAMFKKIYDDMVAFRDNEIPWFRVADGSYDGYMGTIPRDGK; from the coding sequence ATGCAACGCCGTTCGTTCCTGAAAAACGCCGCGTTGGGCGCGGCCGCCGGTAGCGCCACGCTCGCTTCCCCGGTTTTTGCCCAGGACGCGCCCACCATCCATTGGCGCCTGGCATCCAGCTTCCCGCGCAGCGCCGACGCCATCTACAGCGGCGGCGAAAACCTGGCCAAGTACGTGGGTGAAGCCACCGGTGGCAAGTTCGCCATTCGCGCTTTTCCCGCAGGCGAGATCGTACCGGCCCTGCAGGTGCTCGATGGCGTGCAGAACGGCACGGTGGAATGCGGTCACAGCGCTTCGTATTACTACTTCGGCAAGGACCCGGCGCTGAGCTTCGACGCGGCGGTGCCTTTCGGCCTGAACACGCGCCAGATGAACGCCTGGATGCGCCATGGCAACGGCCTGAAGCTGATGCGGGACCTGTTCAAGAACTACAACATCGTCAATTTTCCCTGCGGCTACACCGGCACCCAGATGGGCGGATGGTTCCGCAACGAAATCAAGACGGTGGACGACCTGAAAGGGCTGAAGTTCCGCGTGAGCGCCTTCGCGGGCGCGGTGCTGTCGCGCCTGGGCGTGGTGCCCCAGCAGATCGCGGGTGGCGATATCTATCCCGCCCTGGAAAAAGGCACTATCGACGGCGCCGAGTGGATCGGGCCCTACGACGACGAAAAGCTCGGCTTCAATAAAGTCGCGAAATACTATTACTTCCCGGGCTGGTGGGAAGGCACGCTGCAGGTGTCCCTGTACGTCAACCAGGACGCCTACAACAAGCTGCCCAAGCACTATCAGGCCGTGCTGGAGCAGGCCGCGGCGGCTGCCACCAACGACATGATCGCGAAGTATGACGCCGAGAATCCGGCCGCGCTGCGGCGGCTGATCGCAAATGGCGCGGTGCTGCGTTCGTTCCCGAAGCCTGTCATGGACGCGTGCTACGCCGAGTCCTTGAAGGTTTACAAGGAGATGAGCGAGAAGAGCGCCATGTTCAAGAAAATCTACGACGACATGGTGGCCTTCCGCGACAACGAGATCCCGTGGTTCCGAGTTGCCGACGGCAGTTACGACGGCTACATGGGTACGATTCCACGCGACGGAAAGTAA